TGCCTTATACAAAAAATTCAGATATTTTTCAGGAAACCTTAAACCTATCTCTTTCTGAAACTCCTCTATTTCCTCTTTTGTTGAAAATTCCTCAAATAGCCATCCTACTTCTGCCTCTTTTGGTTTTTCATCTGTTACATACATATAGTCAAGGATTACTGAACTCTTATCTCCCAATTTTTTTTCCGTAACACTATCTTCTATATAAACATAATTTCTCAATACATCTTTACCAATATCTTTGTTTTTAAACATTATATAAACAATTTCAGGATTACTATTATTTTTTGTAAAATCATAGGCTACAACATATTCTTTTGATTCTCTAATTTCATCTAAAAATTGTGTTTTAGATATTACTGGCACTATTTTTCTATTTGCAAAATAATTTCCTGTTGATTCATGAAAATAATCTAGATTTTTATTAAAATATTTATATTCAAAAGTTAATAATTCTATATTAAATTTTTTATCGTCAATAATAAATACTGTATTTATACTTGTACCACGATTAAAATTTTTCAAATATTTCACATCATTTTCTGGAAATTTTATTTTTAATTCATTTTCTATTTTATCAAAATTTTCCTTATCAATTTTTTTTACATTTTCCCATATTGTTTCATCTAAATTTTCCATTAATTTTTTCATTTCTTGCTCCTTTTATTTACAAAACTTTCATCATAATTTGGTAAATCTCTTACTGTTCCACCTATTTTATCATCTTTTAGCCAGTCCCATGCTTCTCCTCCGTCAATTCTTGTTTTATCCAGTGAATTAATTACAGAATTTGGACCCATATGCGTTCCAATTTGCTTAGTTTTTACCAAATTATGATATACTTTATTTTTTATCCTCCTCCCTTATCATCTCCAATATCTGATAACCATACAAATATCTCTCCTTCATCGCTCTCTTTTCACTTTCAACCTTCTTCTCGTCAATTTCTATCATATCCAAAAATTCCTCATAACTGTCCGCTATCGGCACAAACCTTCTGTTCCCCTCTTCCTCTGAATTAAAATACGTTATTCTCGGTTCTTTCAATGTCGTATTCAGTTTCCCTCTATAGTCAAGGCAAATATAACATTCGGATACACATTCATATATTGGTATTAACTTTTTAG
This is a stretch of genomic DNA from Leptotrichia hofstadii. It encodes these proteins:
- a CDS encoding SMI1/KNR4 family protein; translated protein: MKKLMENLDETIWENVKKIDKENFDKIENELKIKFPENDVKYLKNFNRGTSINTVFIIDDKKFNIELLTFEYKYFNKNLDYFHESTGNYFANRKIVPVISKTQFLDEIRESKEYVVAYDFTKNNSNPEIVYIMFKNKDIGKDVLRNYVYIEDSVTEKKLGDKSSVILDYMYVTDEKPKEAEVGWLFEEFSTKEEIEEFQKEIGLRFPEKYLNFLYKAIDENGIRIYPQKYKSKYRKELSDTNFEYGEYMMLKEIKNNYKFLLDEFKPYPKKLIPIYECISECYICLDYRGELNTTLKEPRITYFNSEESGNRRFVPIADSYEAFLDMIEVDKKKVEMEKKAMEERYLYGDQILEMIKDEE